CGCCGATGACGAGCAGGCCGAGTACGCCGAGCAATTTGCCTCCTGCCGCGCCACGGCGACGCCTGCGGTAGGAGGCGGTGAAGATCACGGTCGCGAGGAGGTTGAGCACGAGGTGGCAGAACCCGACCCGGCGCTGCCGCTCGCTGAGTTCGTGGTAGTCGGCAGCACCGAGAACCGCTGCCGCCGGAACCGACAGCAGCCCGATTCCGACCAGCCGACGGGAAGCTGTTTCGTTGCCTGGCACCAGGTCGAGCAAAGACGAGCACGCCCATGCGCCGATCGGGAGAGTGACCGCGATCGGGTGCAGCGGATGGCCGAGACTGCGACCTCGCAGCTCCTCGCCGACCTGGCCGCTGAAGAACTTGTTCACCGGCCTCGCCACTGCGGCGGCGGGCTCGTCCAGCGCTTGTACGTCTTCCAAAGTGGACAACAATCGGTGCGGCGGGGCCTCCGCCGCAGTCTGGGTTCTGTACCTGATGGCTGATGGTGTGTTTTCGGTCATGACAAGGGCCTACCCCCCCGGTCGCGCTCCAATCCTCACCGCAGACGCGAATTCTTCGCGCTCCCGCCGCAGTTCCGAGAAACGGGCCGGTGCGACGCGGCGGAAGCGGTGGCAGAACGTCGGCTCGGCCGGGACACGGCTAGTTCCCCAACGCGTGTACGGCCGGTCCAGACGTTCGCCCATTTGGCTAGCGGCTCGGTCGTCATCCGGCCTGCTCCTCGTGCTCCGTGCTCCCGCCGGCTCGATGAGACGCCGGCGGGAGCACGGATCCCGCCCGGGTGTCAGGCTCGATGAGCGCCA
The sequence above is a segment of the Amycolatopsis sp. 2-15 genome. Coding sequences within it:
- a CDS encoding DUF2231 domain-containing protein yields the protein MEDVQALDEPAAAVARPVNKFFSGQVGEELRGRSLGHPLHPIAVTLPIGAWACSSLLDLVPGNETASRRLVGIGLLSVPAAAVLGAADYHELSERQRRVGFCHLVLNLLATVIFTASYRRRRRGAAGGKLLGVLGLLVIGAGGALGGHLSYAQGAGVFRWEPPPVGMDGR